In Amaranthus tricolor cultivar Red isolate AtriRed21 chromosome 3, ASM2621246v1, whole genome shotgun sequence, a single window of DNA contains:
- the LOC130809405 gene encoding zinc finger CCCH domain-containing protein 44-like isoform X1 → MAEERFTRILVQALTTVDKGVTNPSLRIIDRTPIVQILPDSELVEAPPQAPKAEIAAVGRKKRGRPPRNPGGVSSPAACSSPATVNSKKIKKEKEDEDVCFICFDGGNLVLCDYRDCPKAYHPACVKRDESFFLPNIRWNCGWHLCNFCQRNALFMCYTCPYSLCKKCVKQADILCVRGNKGFCRTCMTTIMLIENISQGTKEQVQVDFDDTTSWEYLFKVYWIYLKEKEALTLDELTRAANPWKVCGVENSNFQQKRTGTTSISNVSDVSSSNVQLETNSLKRRKIRKQPQLQNLDSQNIVESNVNRKQYLHAADDWATKELLEFVAHMKNGETSVLSQFDVQALLLNYIKNNNLRDPRRKCQIICDRRLESLFGKERVGHFEMLKLLEYHFKEESHTNGVIRGAAVDPFTGQLENDEFCGDTLTLSRETRRQTRRKVEEKDLKVKLDSYAAIDVHNINLIYLKRSLLENIIGDTESFHDKVVGSVVRIRISSNDQKHDMYRLVRIIGTCKGAEPSKAGDKTSSLMLKILNLNKIEDIAIDSISDQEFSEDECRRLRQSIKLGLVERMTVGEIQEKAMALQSVRVNDLLETEIRRLNHLRDRASEMGHRKELRECVEKIELLKSPEERLRRIQEIPDVHADPKMDPSYGSDDDSGEPDIKKQDVFVTPKYSTSSAKDVKLISPVRARDMLRDDRTRVQKVSLENVERNRKPSAKFPARKVESVTRSFEPSHKTERLDALKALKEFNNRADLGVSGNCGNVKIGCIAPEVSDSATTISSRMLVSDITELEKIWHYRDPSGKVQGPFCMLQLRKWDSNGFFPADLRVWKITETPDQSILLTDALRKQQSSEPGSHVERHLSLPSFNGGVESNDRKVDFSEQLSCKTEVSSVGEKSNEEGSNKNSAAASDAIDLPMKDCNNLLLSDYQGGNGQSGLDIKARLIESLFDTEEPCSVATPNGSSETMHLTNFESSHPYTSSKSENVDLECQAVKSQPSSPNAVQQDLLNSTPQSNLEDSKNLTSKNDNLVTSSVSKDLDTGCGTKSSATQFSDPLSVTPKMEVKDVNGHDTENEHLAVSAGLWHDLGTGSSVSGGIDTSILPIASVKMENQCSRPHAVKNKNSVCSEVPGQVSEAIWSTISIETDLSIFPRNNSNMEGTKAHAVENKHGNVSENNFGTSWSTSAGIVFSNLTSTATKLETNSLETSVENKTCGGTNLPGHSGNGWSCMSEGIELSDLPTTSLKMDEASRNQVLGNKNSEIVNVSRQDSCISWSTASSLVGQEVHLPDVASEWDAFSSVHTKTVDDFHSGLVSGSLEVSGDIANPTSHSCQLTIPLCDTSNWQPIELSTLGDDSVSDLLSEVEAMESLRGISFPTSRMNCGQDSIDSGDDCFSPLGGLSPNLNPGKNDTLTSTADMHFHVHPNITHQSDGSFTIHDPSTCILSTGSSAMDQVKPAIVSMPLHNFFSESPMSVVLPPLASLPPPQQPPMPSPSPQPLPPPQRPPMSSPSPQPAPPPQPPLSSPSPQPLPPLQQPPLSSPSPQPLHPPQQPPMSSPSQQPLPTQQPPMSSPSQQSLPTPQQPPMSSPSPQPTPPQQPPMSSPSPQPLALTQKPPMSSPSPQPLPLQQPPTSSPSPQPPPLVSLPAPFPPASVSMSSPSQPPSIPLPLPPLSSSPPPPPSIPLTPRPSISFPPPPVLITPQLPPSSPASLPPPPPPPPKEKLPSPPPQPPPPPQPKEKLPSPPPQPPPPSPSTLSLNRPLSSRKEGETGPARSMQHHTKVARHHQPSHTACIKVTAADSRKQGSEKTSTDQEFSVHPNGKFSATDSILGTPNLHWNTSGPGMAAASVNPHRNSSVGSQGTRGSNQTSPRYSSSHNVGRHSGSKDRSHHHHGVDSGFSKSRPTSWNRQPSFGGGGGGSSRPPPRGQRVVCKFYESGYCKKGASCKYLHPS, encoded by the exons ATGGCGGAAGAACGATTCACTAGAATTTTGGTTCAAGCTTTAACTACCGTTGACAAAGGAGTGACTAATCCCTCTTTGCGAATTATTGATCGGACTCCAATTGTTCAAATACTTCCCGATTCTGAGCTTGTTGAAGCTCCTCCCCAAGCCCCAAAGGCGGAAATTGCTGCTGTAGGTAGGAAAAAGCGTGGACGACCTCCAAGGAATCCTGGAGGAGTTTCGTCTCCTGCTGCTTGTTCTTCTCCAGCGACTGTGAATAGTAAGAAGAttaagaaggaaaaagaagatgaagatgtttgCTTTATTTGCTTTGATGGTGGAAACCTCGTGCTTTGTGACTATCG GGATTGCCCTAAGGCGTACCATCCTGCTTGTGTTAAACGAGACGAGTCGTTCTTTCTGCCAAATATACGATGGAATTGTG GTTGGCATTTATGTAACTTCTGCCAGAGAAATGCTCTCTTTATGTGTTACACTTGCCCTTACTCTTTATGCAAGAAATGCGTCAAGCAAGCAGATATTTTGTGCGTCAGAGGGAACAAAGGTTTCTGTCGAACATGCATGACAACTATTATGCTAATTGAAAATATCTCCCAGGGGACCAAGGAGCAG GTTCAAGTAGATTTTGATGATACTACTAGTTGGGAATACCTTTTTAAGGTATACTGGATCTATCTGAAAGAGAAAGAAGCTCTAACTTTAGATGAGCTAACTCGAGCTGCTAATCCCTGGAAAGTATGTGGGGTTGAAAATAGTAACTTTCAGCAGAAAAGAACCGGGACGACCTCTATCTCTAATGTTTCAGATGTAAGTAGTAGCAATGTACAATTAGAAACAAATTCTTTAAAGAGAAGAAAGATAAGAAAGCAGCCGCAGTTGCAGAATCTGGATTCACAAAACATTGTGGAATCAAATGTAAATAGGAAACAGTATTTGCATGCAGCTGATGATTGGGCGACCAAAGAACTTCTGGAATTCGTTGCACATATGAAAAATGGTGAAACATCTGTTCTATCTCAGTTTGATGTTCAGGCTCTTCTACTGAATTACATAAAGAACAACAATCTTCGTGATCCTCGCCGGAAATGTCAAATTATTTGTGATAGAAGGTTGGAAAGTTTGTTTGGAAAGGAGCGTGTGGGTCATTTCGAAATGCTCAAGCTGCTTGAATATCACTTCAAAGAAGAATCTCATACCAATGGTGTGATTAGGGGTGCAGCTGTTGACCCTTTTACTGGACAGCTGGAGAATGATGAATTTTGTGGAGATACTCTGACTCTGAGTAGAGAAACTAGGCGGCAAACTCGTAGAAAGGTTGAAGAAAAAGACCTGAAGGTCAAACTGGATAGTTATGCAGCCATTGATGtccataatattaatttaatttacctGAAGAGGAGTTTGTTGGAAAACATAATAGGAGACACAGAAAGTTTTCATGATAAAGTTGTAGGTTCAGTTGTTCGAATTAGGATATCCAGCAATGACCAAAAACATGACATGTATCGCTTGGTGAGAATCATAG GTACATGTAAGGGAGCTGAGCCCTCTAAAGCAGGTGATAAGACTAGCAGTTTGATGcttaagattttaaatttgaacAAGATAGAAGATATTGCAATTGATTCAATTTCAGATCAAGAGTTCTCTGAG GATGAGTGCAGACGTTTACGGCAAAGTATAAAGTTGGGTCTTGTTGAGAGGATGACGGTG GGAGAAATCCAGGAGAAAGCAATGGCACTGCAGTCTGTGAGGGTTAATGAT TTGCTTGAAACAGAGATAAGGAGGCTTAATCATCTTAGGGACCGAGCTAGTGAGATGGGGCATCGTAAGGA GCTTAGAGAATGCGTGGAGAAAATAGAGCTTCTGAAGTCACCTGAAGAACGTTTACGTAGGATTCAAGAAATTCCAGATGTGCATGCTGATCCAAAAATGGATCCTAGTTATGGCTCTGATGATGATTCTGGTGAGCCAGACATTAAAAAACAAG ATGTGTTTGTGACGCCAAAATACTCAACGTCCAGTGCAAAGGATGTGAAGTTAATTTCTCCTGTAAGAGCGAGGGATATGCTGAGAGACGACAGGACCAGGGTACAAAAAGTCTCCTTGGAAAATGTAGAGCGCAACAGAAAGCCCTCTGCAAAATTTCCTGCTAGGAAAGTTGAGAGTGTTACAAGATCCTTTGAGCCCTCTCACAAAACTGAAAGACTTGATGCTTTGAAAGCCCTGAAAGAGTTCAACAATCGGGCAGATCTGGGTGTTTCCGGTAATTGTGGTAATGTGAAAATTGGATGTATTGCTCCAGAGGTGTCAGATTCTGCAACAACTATTTCTTCGCGGATGCTTGTCTCTGATATTACTGAACTTGAGAAAATTTGGCATTATCGGGATCCATCAGGCAAAGTTCAAGGACCATTCTGCATGTTGCAGCTGCGTAAGTGGGATTCAAACGGTTTTTTCCCTGCTGATTTAAGGGTATGGAAGATTACTGAAACTCCAGATCAGTCCATACTCTTGACTGATGCATTAAGGAAGCAGCAATCTAGTGAGCCCGGGTCTCATGTTGAGCGGCATCTGAGTTTGCCGTCTTTTAATGGTGGAGTTGAATCTAATGACAGGAAAGTTGATTTTAGTGAACAATTGAGTTGTAAAACTGAAGTCTCTTCTGtgggtgaaaagtcaaatgaagaAGGCAGCAATAAAAACTCAGCTGCTGCTTCTGATGCTATTGATCTGCCAATGAAGGACTGCAATAATCTTCTATTGTCTGATTATCAAGGGGGAAATGGTCAATCTGGGCTTGATATCAAAGCACGACTTATCGAGAGTTTGTTTGACACTGAAGAACCTTGTTCAGTTGCTACTCCTAATGGGTCATCTGAAACAATGCACCTTACCAATTTTGAATCTTCTCATCCATATACTTCATCAAAATCTGAGAATGTAGACTTGGAATGTCAGGCTGTGAAAAGTCAACCTTCCAGTCCAAATGCTGTCCAACAGGATCTTCTAAATTCAACGCCACAGTCCAACCTCGAGGATTCGAAGAATCTCACATCAAAGAATGATAACCTGGTCACATCTTCTGTATCTAAAGACTTGGATACTGGCTGTGGAACAAAATCCAGTGCAACCCAGTTCTCTGATCCACTAAGTGTTACGCCAAAGATGGAAGTTAAGGATGTGAATGGTCATGATACTGAAAATGAACATCTGGCTGTCTCAGCTGGCCTTTGGCATGATTTAGGTACAGGTAGTTCTGTGTCTGGAGGAATTGATACCTCTATTCTGCCAATTGCTTCTGTAAAAATGGAGAATCAGTGCTCGAGGCCGCATGCTGTAAAAAATAAGAACTCTGTTTGTTCTGAAGTTCCTGGGCAAGTTTCTGAAGCAATTTGGAGTACTATTTCTATTGAAACTGACCTATCCATTTTTCCCAGAAATAATTCAAATATGGAAGGCACAAAAGCACATGCTGTTGAAAACAAACACGGTAATGTGTCTGAGAACAATTTTGGAACCAGCTGGAGTACATCTGCTGGCATTGTATTTTCTAATCTAACTAGCACAGCGACAAAGCTGGAAACTAATAGCTTGGAGACTTCTGTAGAAAATAAGACATGTGGTGGTACAAATCTACCTGGGCATTCAGGAAATGGGTGGAGTTGTATGTCTGAAGGAATAGAATTATCTGATCTTCCTACTACCTCACTAAAGATGGATGAAGCTTCGAGAAATCAAGTACTGGGAAATAAAAATTCTGAGATTGTGAATGTGTCTAGACAAGATTCGTGTATTTCTTGGAGCACTGCTTCCAGTTTAGTAGGTCAGGAAGTTCATCTTCCAGATGTTGCCAGTGAATGGGATGCATTTTCTTCAGTGCATACAAAAACTGTTGATGATTTCCACTCCGGCCTAGTCTCTGGATCATTAGAAGTTTCCGGTGACATTGCAAACCCTACTTCTCATAGTTGTCAGTTAACTATTCCTCTTTGTGATACATCAAACTGGCAGCCCATCGAACTTAGCACTTTAGGTGATGATTCTGTTTCTGATCTTTTGTCCGAAGTTGAGGCGATGGAGTCTCTAAGAGGCATTTCATTCCCAACTTCTAGAATGAATTGTGGACAAGACTCAATTGACTCAGGAGATGATTGTTTTAGCCCTCTTGGAGGGCTGAGCCCTAATCTCAATCCTGGAAAGAATGATACTTTGACTTCCACAGCTGATATGCATTTTCATGTCCATCCTAACATCACTCATCAATCAGATGGTTCTTTTACTATTCACGATCCGAGCACTTGCATTCTCTCTACTGGAAGCTCTGCTATGGATCAAGTCAAGCCAGCCATTGTGTCGATGCCTctccataattttttttctgaatCTCCAATGTCTGTTGTGCTGCCACCATTAGCATCATTACCTCCACCCCAACAGCCACCAATGCCATCACCATCTCCGCAGCCTTTACCTCCACCACAACGGCCACCAATGTCATCACCATCTCCGCAGCCAGCACCTCCACCACAACCACCATTGTCATCACCATCTCCACAGCCACTACCTCCACTACAACAGCCACCATTGTCATCACCATCTCCCCAGCCATTACATCCACCACAACAGCCACCTATGTCATCACCATCTCAGCAGCCATTACCTACACAACAGCCACCAATGTCATCACCATCTCAGCAGTCATTACCTACACCACAACAGCCACCAATGTCATCACCATCTCCGCAGCCAACACCTCCACAACAGCCACCAATGTCATCACCATCTCCACAGCCATTAGCTCTAACTCAAAAGCCACCAATGTCATCACCATCTCCACAGCCATTGCCTCTACAACAACCACCCACATCATCACCATCTCCGCAGCCACCCCCACTTGTATCATTACCAGCACCATTCCCGCCTGCATCAGTGTCAATGTCATCCCCATCACAACCTCCATCAATACCTCTGCCTCTGCCTccattatcatcatcacctcCTCCACCTCCATCAATACCATTAACACCGCGACCATCAATATCTTTTCCACCACCTCCAGTGTTGATAACACCGCAGCTTCCGCCGTCATCTCCAGCATCATTACCACCACCACCGCCACCACCACCCAAAGAAAAATTGCCTTCTCCGCCACCccaaccaccaccaccaccacaacccaAAGAAAAATTGCCTTCACCGCCACCTCAACCACCACCACCCTCACCCTCCACCTTGAGCCTAAACCGTCCATTAAGTTCTCGCAAGGAGGGAGAGACGGGCCCTGCTCGTTCAATGCAGCATCATACAAAAGTGGCTCGTCATCATCAACCTTCACACACTGCCTGCATCAAAGTGACAGCTGCAGACTCGCGGAAACAGGGTTCAGAGAAAACTAGTACTGATCAGGAATTCTCTGTGCATCCAAATGGTAAATTTTCTGCAACAGATTCCATTTTGGGAACGCCTAATCTACATTGGAACACTTCTGGCCCAGGGATGGCTGCTGCTAGTGTGAACCCGCATCGCAACAGTTCAGTGGGAAGTCAAGGTACCAGAGGTTCAAATCAGACATCGCCAAGATATAGTAGTAGTCATAATGTGGGGAGACACTCGGGTTCTAAAGACAGGAGTCACCACCATCATGGCGTGGATTCAGGTTTTAGTAAGAGTAGGCCAACTTCATGGAACAGACAGCCTTCTTTTGGCGGAGGGGGAGGAGGGTCTTCAAGGCCTCCTCCTAGAGGGCAGCGTGTTGtttgtaaattttatgaaagtGGGTATTGCAAGAAGGGTGCATCCTGTAAGTATTTGCACCCTTCTTAA